The Acipenser ruthenus chromosome 45, fAciRut3.2 maternal haplotype, whole genome shotgun sequence sequence TGTAATTCAAGAACGTCATTTATGATTCAAGGGCCTTCTGTACCGCAGCTACAGAGGTGAACAGCGTCAGCATGCAAACTCTGAATATAacgaaataaaaatgaaaaagtgaAAGTAACCCATTTCATGTGATCCCTCACCGCGCTGCCTGGTAAATGCGCCATCGGAGCTGGCCGGTGTGCGTTAGGGTGTGCGCTGTGCCACTGGGGCCCCTCGATCAGGCTGCTCAGCTTGGATTAACACTTCATCCACCCCGGTCATCTGGCAGGAACCCAGCGACCACAACTGCCATAAgaacaagggaaaaaaaaacacaccggaTTCACACAAATTCATTTTGAAACGTTCTCTTTGAGCTGCTGCCCCAACCcgaattaaaaactgatttaaatcttaagatcagtattcaaattctctcagctggcccgtCAGTGAAAATTCTGGCCAGTCTTTCTGCACCTATTCTGTAATTTACAGACAAatatatctatatactgtataaataatggAGAAGTACTTGATATAccgaaaactcactattttaataagtAGCTACAACGTTTGGACTGCTGCCCTCTTCAGATCGCAAGGCAGAAATAGCCAGGTAGACTGGTGTTGTCGTTTATGTTTGAAAGCTTGGAAGCTCTTTCTAGGTGTTTTATAAGGTTACAAAAAGATAGTTTAACTGCTGTGTATAGAaagttgaagaaaaataaaatgttagtacAGTTCAAATGTACAGGAAGTGGTTTATTATCGAAGTCCAGGATGTTTTGTAGAATACAtcacctggattcagtgctgtaGGTGTTTATTAACTTATTTTCTAATTCTAATTTTATAAAGCAAGGGAATGTTTTGATGACAGCAGAATGTCTATTTACACTATGTCTGGGAGCAACAACTGTTTAGCAGAAGAGAGAGATTTTAATCAAAACCAAACACGCAGAACAGGGAAAGAAAGAATTTTAGGTCAGGATTCACAAAACCCAATTATAAAAGTAATGAAATTCAGCCCTGGTTTGATTAGCTACACATTACCCTACAATACCCAACTAGCTCACCTCGAAATAATTcaataattatacacacacacacacacacacacacacaaatatggcTGGGATACAGGTTTAAGTCTAGGTAAAAATTTAAACAAAGGCTGTTTTACAACATCTAGTTTACTGTATACTGAATATACTGGGGCAGTTTAGagcactttttttgtttaaatgtatttgtttaccactgtaagtcgccctggataagagcgattgctaagaaataaataataataataataataataataccgggtTCTATACAGCGCTGATAAATGATGCAATCCATTTACAAAAAACCCtgaaattaagtttgtttttttgggaCGCTATGTAGTTCAGTCTGGCTAACTCACTTACAATTGCAACAATACAAACACTAgaagataacaaaaaaataaactgacatttCACTAACCACTGCCCAAATCATTGTGCAAGAGGCAACCTTACttaaattataaaacacacaaactACTGCTAGTACTGCTTTCCCACAGAAGAGGTTTCTTTGTTTAGTTTTACAGACGGTTTAAGGTGTATTTACAAAAAGGTTTAACCCTTAACCGTGCACTTTAGCGCTTCACTTGAAGCAGCACCCAGGAGGCTACGACCACTTTGTTCCTGAGCACGGCTGAAGCGACCCCAAAAACAAAATATGCACAAATAACCCGTCTGCATCGATGCTCCTGAGCAATTTAAAGCCCATGCAAGCGACTTGTAATAGTGCACGAAGAAAGTTGAAGTTTcagagtatattattattattaaaatgcattattctCACTCTGACCCCACGGCGGGTTAACACAGCGGGGTCTAGGAGCTCTTAACTATCCCTATAGCTTCgtgttattgatgtatttatttaccagAGCATCGTCTATATTTACCCCCTTGCTAGTCGATATCGCTGTATTAGATAATAACGATTTACCTGGTTTTGTTTTAACGAAGCGTTTGTTTTCTCTCGGTCTTAGCCGACTTCgatttcagtttacaaacacaGGAAACGCCACCGGAAGTGCTCCCCGGGGAGAGCGGAGCACACGTGACGGTGGCGAGATCTGCAGGAAAACAACTAGGGATGcttcaggcggccatcttggtaaagtaccAGGCATTCCCGATGAAGTTTAGAGCGGCCTTTTTAGTGAAGGAGAAAGGTCTGTTTGCGTAGGCTTTGTGTATTACCTATAAACAGCCACTAGATGCTCCCATTATCAATGAATAtattacaaaacttttttttttttttctttaagcaaaCACGTGTTGTAGACGATCATGCTTTGCATTTGGATGGTGAAAAAAACTGACATTTGTATCTGTAAGACACGCGTTTCTCTATcgatctattattatttatttctgagcagacgcccttatccagggcgacttacaattgttacaagatatcacattatacattatttcacattatacagatatcacattatttttacatacaattacccatttatacagttgggtttttactggagcaatctaggtaacataccttgctcaagggtacagcagctgtgtcccccacctgggattgaacccacgaccctccggtgaagagttcagagccctaatcactactccacactgctgatcgatcgatctatctatatctatctatctatctatctatctatcattacAGATCCGTAAAACGGGTGATGCATGCCTTTAATTGGATTTAGATTTATATAAATATCTAGATTGATATAGGATTTAATTATAAGGGCCATTTGAGCGAGTCTGAAGATACAGGTTAAAACGCAAGTGTGACTAATTACCGACGTGCACGATCTTCTCCCTTTTAAACCACTTAATAATATGCGTAAAAAACACGCGTTAAATAaacagcaattacatttttttcacagtaaaatgcAGTACCTGACGTTTTCTATAAGAAAATTAAGAACAGAAACCATTACGCCAggatattttcttattttattttatttattagatttactcaaaaatgaactgcatttaatacaaaaaaatacattaggaCATTCATTAAGAagcagttaaaacaaaaaaacaccctgtGCAATTTCAAGACACAAGCCACACAACACtaaaacacagagctggaaacaagactcctgttgcatagcactgccatccattccaggttttactgtgagcttgattagccacagtgtacaggtaacaagctcaggtgtgtctgattcgAGTCATAGTaaatccaggaatggatcaaagcgcTAAGGAATGGGGAgtcttttttccatttaaatacacacCACttgagaaggctgtgtggtccagtggttaaagaaaagggcttgtaaccaggaggtccccggttcaaatcccacctcagccactgactcactgtgtgaccctgatcaagtcacttaacctccttgtgctccgtctttcgggtgagacgtaattgtaagtgactctgcagctgatgcacagttcacacaccctagtctctgtaagtcgccttggataaaggcgtctgctaaataaacaaataatcctTGCGATCAGGTCTTTGCACAGTGTGCGTGAGGAGAGCGCTGGGGTAATTTCTCAGAGCACTTCCACAGCGTCCCCTAGGGGATGAAATTGACTGTGTCGCTGTAACTGTAATATTGGTACAACTCTGCCCCAGTAGCAATGCAGATCAATCTCCTCCACCCTCACGTCACAGTGCAGACAAAACCATCTATTCAGAACTTGTGACAAAGACGACAATACAGGCTTTATCCCCTCGACACAGTGTCTATTCCTAAAAGAAGTTTCTGTGATCGTCTTACAAAGTCTACCATTACCCTGTCGATTTGCCAACCGTGTCATTACAAAAGGTCGGCTCTGTTTCCCgacattgtgtttttacaatgtTCCTTGGCACTTCACATTCAAACCTGAAGACagatttgtttcaataaagttaaaaaaaaaaaagtacttggaAGTTCACTTCACGTTCTGGAATTCCAATCAACTTGTTAAAATTCTGCTTCGGATTTACATATTTtaagaatcttttttttcattattctcAAGCTGCCAGTAAAAGGTGAttactaaggctgtatttttgtttttatttcccagTGAGCACGGATGTCACCATTTCTGTGAAatgtgttgtataataactaTAGAGAAAAATGATCAAGTTTGAATGTGTCAACgctgttttatttctgctttaataCATAGGGTTAAAAGcgtgaaatatctatttttagatcATGATTATAGCCCGGTCTATTACTTCTGAAATCAATAACATGTAACGGGTCTATTTTTGTCAGAAGCCAGAAATCAGTAATTTATTTTAGAGTATTTCAATACAATCCTAACTGGCCACTGAACACAGCACTAAGATAAAGCTGTGAAACATTCATTCAAACACTTGATAGACTCTTAATACTACAGACCGCTTGGCTTGCCTAGGCAAGTGCTTCCCAGTGCGACTCAACAAAGTGCTTTAGATTTCAGACGCAGAACAAGCTGCAGGGTCTTTATGATCCCGGGCAGCGGTCTTGCAATCTTGATAAAAGCTTTTCCGATCTGCAGGGAACGTTTGGTCCACAGCATCAGCACAAGCAGCCGTGCAAACTCTGGgattaaaactgaattacagcGTCCTTATAGCGGTTTTTAAAATGtaccagatgaaaaaaaaaaaaaaacctacgaAAGCTGTCCTGTGTTAAAACcctgcatgaaaaaaataaagcgaAACAAAACCCTTCCCGGCAGAATCTAAGGGAGAGGGCAAAGTACTAGCATGATCTCGTTTTCAGGGTCGGTGTAGTCGGCTACAAGTCTCGCCCCAGGCTCTCAATCTCATCCAGGAAGAAGTCGAGGTCGGCTCTAGTGATCTGAGGGCTGATCACCACCAAGCGGAAGAAGTTGACCTTGTCTTGGTGTGGCTGGTAGCCCACCATCATGCTGCCCTTCTTCACCATCCGCTCTTTGATTGTCGGAGCCAcctggaggggagaggggagaggggagaggggcggcaggcaggcaggcagtgagcTTGCAGGAATTTTGCGATATTCCCGAAGTTAATGCATGCAAAATGACGGTTGAATATCTCAACGGTAGACTATGTAGCAACACTGAAAAATATGTTCTTTAAGGTGTTTAACTGTTTTTGAAATACATGCATAAAACTCTGTGTGTCATCAACCCAGCTTTTTTACATCTTGAGGTTTTGTTTCAAGTGATTAAAGCACGTGATCTATATATGAAAGCCCCCACATGCTATGGAGTTCTAACTTTGTGTGCTCTAGGTGTCACTGTCAATCAGTGCTCAGGGTATGAATAGGATCTCTCCATAGCAGCTCTATTTATAGAATATTTCCGGGCTGGGTCAGGAGAGCAGCCACAGCCTTGTGAAGAAGCCCCCGTAAAGCATGGGGAGGCAGGCATGTCTGCTTCAGAGCCGGCCTCACCTTGGACAGCTTCTCCTGGTAACCCTCACTGCCCTCCTCCCCTCTCAGACTGGGGGGGACATACCAGAAGCACAGGTTCACAAACTGGGGCTGCAGGGAGGAAAGAAGCCGTCAGAAAAGAGAGATGGTAGACTATGCAGCGATACTGAAAACATTATACTCTATATATATTCAATATggtagcgtaacattattcagcaggtttcattccactttatgaagcaaggctagttaattctatagggggatgcaaaacatcATAAGGCTTCACACAGCAGAACCAGTTATAAGCTGGCATGATCGTGGCTCTCATTCGCCCCATTATTACCACCCCACTAGTGCTTTTATTCTTGTTAGAAGGCAGAACAGTCTCAAAACTACGGCTGCCGATTATAGAGTTATAACTGTATGAAGAACTCTTTCATCCCTTTTCCCCCTCTGAAATGTAAATCTAATCACAGGTCTGTTAACTGAGCAGCCCTTACCTCCACAACCAGCTGGAAGCCACCTCTTTTCTTCATCTCCTCCACAAGGtacctgacagacacacacaatgaaCTCTGCAGGTTTCATACAGAAGCCCATGCACTGAGCCCTACAGCTGAATACCCTGATCAAACCTGACCTtagtaaaatcacagcaaagtgtaataaagcacagtgaaagcatggtaaagcattgcaaagaccaggtatggtaaagcatattaataaacatggcaaaccagggtagacTAGCGTAAACTAATCAGGAAAAAAGCACGGGGGGTCCACTGATCTCGTCTACGACGCACCCTGACCCACGCATAAAGACCGTTCCACGGTACCTGGTGTATGCGAAGGCCCGGTCCACGCGCTGCTCCAAGCCCAGCGTCCCCGTGGCCTTCCACATGAGCCACAGTTTGAGGCAATCCACCTTGCGGCCGCACTGGATGGACTTATCCCCTGTGTCGTAGCTCATGTCGTAGAACTTGTCTTGCTGGAACAGGTATGTGGCGTTGGCCGAGTGACACTGCTTCAGCAAACCCTGCCCAGGGGGAAACAAACAAGACAACATCTGTGTTTAAATGTTCATTTCAGACCTATGTCACGTCTATAGGGAAAAATAGCATCCTCGTACGAGGCCACCACGGATTTGCGTCTTCCGTATGTCCCCATATATAGAATTAGGTTTTTATCCGTCCCTATATGCATGAAAGGGTCCAGATATTTGAGTTGCTGGTTGATGCTGCCACCCTTTCTCTCGGCATTAACCCTGCTGGTGCCCCTGCTTCATGAACCCGCGGGGTGTGCAACTCACGCTGCTGTCTTTCATAAGGAAGGCGGAGCTCTGCAGACCGGCCATCAGCATCTTGTGGGGGTTCCAGGCCACCGAATCAGCCCTGAAAACAGCACACAATCAAAACGATTCAGGCAGGACTCCCCACTGGATAACACCAAGACTTTCAAATCCATTCTCGTGCATCTTATTAGCTCCCTCCCGTCTTCCTTATCAAGAAAATCAGCGAGGCGCCATAAAAGGCAGGTTACTAAGGTTCCTCGTCTCTGAAGACCGGCCGTCTGTCAATGTTTGATTGCACACTTTGCAAGGGCAAGGTCACTTGAGAAGAATCTTATGAACACTGCATGCATGTTAGGTCAGAGTGGTTCTGAAGGATTGtgcacacatatattatatatatagctgtttgctgtttttgaattctctatCTATTATATATTATCTACACACATATAGAGCGGTTACCTGTCAATCCCCTTCAgaagatgtttgtgttttttcgACAGCAGGGCACTTCCACCCCAGGCAGCCTGCAATAAACGAGACAGGGTTGGACTATGTTAAAAATAACACAGACTGGCACACCATACACAGTGTGCTACTGAAACGGAACTTCATGATCTAGTTCTGCTTTTATAAAACCAGAGTCGCATGCAAAACCTTGATAAATTTGCCCTAGTGTTCTTTggcatacctctctgtactttacaagtgcttacctatgctctgccaagctttcactgtgctttattacactgcgtTTTGCTGTTACTATGAGGAAACTTTTATGAGGGTTCGTTTACCGTGGTATATCttttatgctttaccacactccTCTGAGCTTCCCTATGCTTCGCCATGCTTTCTCTGAGCTGTACTTCTCTTTGCTGTGGGAAGCCTTTCTAAGGGAGTGCCTCCCTCCAGCCTCAGGCCCTGTTGCTGTACTCACATCCACGTGGAACCACAGCTTGTGCTTTTCACACACATCAGCGATCTTGTCCAGCGGGTCAAAGGCCCCCAGGATCGTGGTACCGGACGTGGCGCTGACCAGAAACGGAACCGAACCCTACGGGGAGAAATACAAACGCAACAACATCAAGACGCGAGGAGCTTGAGCAGGCAGCAGCACCCGGGTTTACAGAGAATGAAGGGATCCACACATACCCTACATGCCGTCCTCATCAATGAACACACACTATACCCGGATACAGGTTTATCCTGTAAATTTGCACAAAACTAGTTgatcatggtttgccatgttttcaatgcttgcctgtgttttaccatgcttgcTCTGTGCTATATTACGCTGTTCCATGCTTTTACTGGGGTTAGGGTTCCCATATGACTCTCATGTACACAAGCACGGTTCAGGCTTTACAACTCACCTCGCAATGCATTCTTACCTGGCTCAAGTACCtgtcacagcaggactacacttcccagaatgcactgcggatgcgagttgaaaagcctgaaccgccctggtgtacatggagtcatatgacAACCCTAGACAGTGtggtcagcttttataagggtagtcCCTACAGTATAAGGATCTTTAACTTTTCGTTCCTGGATCCTGCTGTCAATTTTGCCGCAACGGAAAATATTCTGGAAAAGGCgatcaaatataaaatatatccTGACCTGGGATTTGGCTTTTTCGATTTGCTCATCGAGATCTTCTGGGATCATCACACCCCTGTTGGAAATAAAAGAGACAAAATTAGGATTAAGACACATGGTCTGCATAGTGGTCTTCAACGTATGCTCTAGCACCCTGCAGGGTAACACTCTGCAAAGCACaacagggatgtaaataagactcccgttgcatagcagtttgatccattactaGTTATACTATGTTTAATaagacctgagcttgttaccgatacactggGGCTAAAGCTTGTAGCTTGAATTGGAATgagtgaagctgctatgcaataggagtctaattGTGTGAATAGGTTTTACCTCTCGTCCACTTTGACTGGATGCACGTTCTGCAGCCCGACTCCCAGAACAGAAGCAGACTTGCCCACAGAATAGTGGCACTGCAGGACAGAGGACAGAGTTTATTACAGCAGCGACGCTGGGCTGGCGATGCAAGCTGCTGGTACACACAACAATCACACAGACCGTCCTGCCGCGGCGCAGTGTACCCACCTCCTTCGATGTGAAGACAGCCAGTCGCGGGACGGCCCACAGCCCCCTCTGCTTGACCTCGGGGAACGCTCGGTACCGCGCCAGGTTCATGGCGTACAGGTTAGAGATGGAGCCGCCAGGGCAGAAGATCCCGTCACCGGAGTCCCAGCCAATCAGGGAGCGGAGCGTGGAAAGCACCACCTCCTCCATGAGAACGAAGACCGGCGCCACCTCATACGTGTACCTGCAACACGGACACGCCGTCAGAGAGCTCCCGCACACGCCAGCGGCACGCTTACTGTAAAACCAGAAGGGCTTTTTTTTGACATTGTGGAAAATCCTGAACTCACTGGCTTGAGTTCAGGGCTTCTGTGAGGAATCTTCCTGCGAGGGAGTGATGGTCCAGCCCGGCAAAGAGCTGGTTGAAAAAACGGGGGTGACCTAAAAAGGAAAAGCGAGAGTCAACAGACTCCACAGGCTCTGACACAGCAGAGTCATAATATACAGAGAAGAGGTGAACTTTGAGATTAAACTACAAGAAACAAGGGCAGGTAGACAAGCGCTTCGGCTAGCGTCCAAACCTCACGCCTCTACCCTGCTCCTGATCACCCGCCATTAACGTGACTGAAGacctctaaagcccctttcacactggcatgatctaccagGACCTGGtatcatgcgggtcgggtacccGATTTCAAACTgcctttgataaagcagggttgacctgggtgacagacgcaagtacacaatgcatgtatcaatgccccagaagcagcttgttagaGACGCTTCCATCCCAGCTTCTCTGGGttgaactgtcggcccaaatgttgattagagccaacgtttcttcatccctgctgcaatctggctcatggcgtgtctcaatcaacaaaaatatggctaaacagaaacgttccttgcggaagtgaaaccttcacgcaggcatggctgtttgttattgcatggGCTCACGAATGgctgtcaagcattttgtctcgctcaacccgggtcaaagcgtgggtcgctgggacccgagTACGACTTTGTTTCTTGGGATTCTGTTTTGAAATTAGGGAAGGGTTTGGAAGTGCTGACTGGTTGGGAAGTTCTAAACTGGTTGGGAAGTTCTAAACTGGTTGAGAAGTTCTAACTGGTTGGGAAGTTCTAAACTGGTTTGGAAGTTCTAACTGGTTGGGAAGTTCTAAACTGGTTGGGAAGTTCTAACTGGTTGAGAAGTTCTAAACTGGTTTGGAAGTTCTTACTGGTTGGGAAGTTCTAACTGGTTGAGAAGTTCTAACTGGTTGGGAAGTTCTAAACTGGTTGGGAAGTTCTAACTGGTTGGGAAGTTCTAACTGGTTGGGAAGTTCTAACTGGTTGAGAAGTTCTAAACTGGTTTGGAAGTTCTTACTGGTTGGGAAGTTCTAAACTGGTTGAGAAGTTCTAACTGGTTGGGAAGTTCTAAACTGGTTTGGAAGTTCTTACTGGTTTTGACGCTGTATTTGGCCACGTCGTGGCAGCGTTGCAGCAGTCTCTCGTGGTTCTCCCCGGTCTCTCTCAGCTCCAGGTCCATAATCTCCCTCAGCTTCCCGGGCTCCTTCCAGTCACACACCTAGAGAGGGCGCGAGAGGAGAGCTCAGTCAAGaaactgcagtttttaaagaccAGCGTTAATTTGGATTCTACAGCGCTGGTTTTCCAAACGAAGGGTTGGTATGAAGGTTTCAAGTAAATAcattatgttttactttttcacGACTACATTAAACAGGGTATGAAAATGAATTCAgaatcagaaagaaagaaagaaagaaagaaagaaagaaagaaagaaagaatgaaagaaggCAGACAGGGTCGAACCTTCTCTGTCACGTCTGTCCCTTTCTTGACCGCCTCGTTCATGATAATCTGAAACGCGTCCTCCAGGAAGCGCTCCCCATCGCGGTTATCACTCAGCGGCCCGTTCAGGGTCACTCCGTCCACCGTCACGGCCTTCTGCTGCCGGCCGGCCGAccctggggggaggggggggtataCTTATTTCTCCAGCATTGCTTTATTGATTGAGAAGCACGGAGGCATCGGCTTGCTGTTGACATTTCAGTGGTTTTATCAGTATATCTCGACTACTGCATTACATTAGCATATGTGTCATTTACATTCATAGCAAAATgtccagtaaaataaataaataaatacaagttgagATCGTGCGATAGGAGTTTAACTCTAAGCTTGCAACAGGAGATAGGAAGGGGACTTCTGTTTCAGTAGGATGACGGTTCTTCAGATTTGCCCGTGTAATTTGACGCATGTTGACCTATTGGAATGAGGCTAATCGATCAGAAGGGGCCATTTTCAGAAAATACAGTAAGATGAAGGTATGACGACatcaaaattataaaaatgaaaaataacattctttcatttaaaaaaaaaagcaatctccTTTTTCTCTTCTTTCGGACCTCTTATCCAGTTCTTGAAACTCGTGATTGTGATGTCTAGCTATCAGAACACTCCCCCACACCAACCCCGCCGCCCCCGCCCTCACTCGGTCAGAGTTTGTGTAAGAACATGTGCATTTGTAAATACGGACCTTGCCCAGCAGTGCAATATTGTTCAATCATTAAAGCGAATGCTgaaaaccagtaaaaaaaaaacacgtgcatTTCTACAGCCTCGATAATAAAAATGCGTCTGCTTCTGCAAAATGCAGTTGCGAGTTATTCCATATGCACTGTCTTTAAGACCTGTCGCATTCACGTTTCTCCCTAACTTCGAGTCTTATTTTTAAGGTCgtggtttttttgtttctttttgaaaacGTTCTGAAGACAACACGTTCTTTGTTTTAAAGTTTCACTAATAAGTTAAACGTCCTTGCCACCACCTCGTCTCGTCCAATTGGAAACGAGCGCCCTACACAACGGCACGGATActgtgtaacacacacacactgtgacgaGCTCAGAGCCTCGCTCCTCTGTACTCTCTATCTAACTTCAACCAGTCGAC is a genomic window containing:
- the LOC117967093 gene encoding cysteine sulfinic acid decarboxylase-like isoform X1; protein product: MSNSTASRAFANLNGNYELKGSAGRQQKAVTVDGVTLNGPLSDNRDGERFLEDAFQIIMNEAVKKGTDVTEKVCDWKEPGKLREIMDLELRETGENHERLLQRCHDVAKYSVKTSHPRFFNQLFAGLDHHSLAGRFLTEALNSSQYTYEVAPVFVLMEEVVLSTLRSLIGWDSGDGIFCPGGSISNLYAMNLARYRAFPEVKQRGLWAVPRLAVFTSKECHYSVGKSASVLGVGLQNVHPVKVDERGVMIPEDLDEQIEKAKSQGSVPFLVSATSGTTILGAFDPLDKIADVCEKHKLWFHVDAAWGGSALLSKKHKHLLKGIDRADSVAWNPHKMLMAGLQSSAFLMKDSSGLLKQCHSANATYLFQQDKFYDMSYDTGDKSIQCGRKVDCLKLWLMWKATGTLGLEQRVDRAFAYTRYLVEEMKKRGGFQLVVEPQFVNLCFWYVPPSLRGEEGSEGYQEKLSKVAPTIKERMVKKGSMMVGYQPHQDKVNFFRLVVISPQITRADLDFFLDEIESLGRDL
- the LOC117967093 gene encoding cysteine sulfinic acid decarboxylase-like isoform X2; this translates as MSNSTASRAFANLNGSAGRQQKAVTVDGVTLNGPLSDNRDGERFLEDAFQIIMNEAVKKGTDVTEKVCDWKEPGKLREIMDLELRETGENHERLLQRCHDVAKYSVKTSHPRFFNQLFAGLDHHSLAGRFLTEALNSSQYTYEVAPVFVLMEEVVLSTLRSLIGWDSGDGIFCPGGSISNLYAMNLARYRAFPEVKQRGLWAVPRLAVFTSKECHYSVGKSASVLGVGLQNVHPVKVDERGVMIPEDLDEQIEKAKSQGSVPFLVSATSGTTILGAFDPLDKIADVCEKHKLWFHVDAAWGGSALLSKKHKHLLKGIDRADSVAWNPHKMLMAGLQSSAFLMKDSSGLLKQCHSANATYLFQQDKFYDMSYDTGDKSIQCGRKVDCLKLWLMWKATGTLGLEQRVDRAFAYTRYLVEEMKKRGGFQLVVEPQFVNLCFWYVPPSLRGEEGSEGYQEKLSKVAPTIKERMVKKGSMMVGYQPHQDKVNFFRLVVISPQITRADLDFFLDEIESLGRDL